A window of the Brassica napus cultivar Da-Ae chromosome C5, Da-Ae, whole genome shotgun sequence genome harbors these coding sequences:
- the LOC106399522 gene encoding uncharacterized protein LOC106399522, with protein sequence MSSMLGCSGGTVAIATAMVFSSTALFLAMARQFHGKIHDQTPPPILRSCLSSEETKKQRKKKRVRFAGNVKDTKGNGKEYRKRELSRRTVPEPVTKPGKTGSVCGISTMPANRMALYHGILRDRDHRTQCSY encoded by the exons ATGTCTTCCATGTTGGGTTGTTCTGGTGGCACCGTAGCGATCGCAACCGCCATGGTTTTCTCGAGCACTGCTCTGTTTCTCGCGATGGCTCGACAGTTCCATGGGAAGATTCATGATCAAACTCCACCACCGATACTCCGTTCATGTCTATCTTCAG AGGAAacgaagaaacagaggaagaagaagagagttcgCTTCGCGGGGAATGTGAAAGATACGAAAGGGAACGGGAAAGAGTACCGGAAGAGGGAATTGAGCAGGAGAACCGTACCGGAGCCAGTGACTAAACCGGGTAAGACCGGTTCAGTTTGTGGAATATCAACGATGCCAGCGAACCGGATGGCTCTGTATCACGGGATTCTCAGAGACCGAGATCACAGAACTCAATGTTCTTATTGA